The region CGATCCAAACACGTCCCCGGCCGATACCAAGATTGCTGCAGACCTGGTCAAAGGCTCCAAGTTTTGGACAATGGAAAAGCTCGGACATTTTCCCGTTACTGAGGACTATAGCGAGTTCCGGAAGTATCTGTTGCCGATTCTTGAGGAGATCCAGCAGTCATCAGCAGCCCGGTCTAAGGTTGCCTGATCCTTTTCTCGGGAGGAGAACTTCAATGAGGTGCATTCTGAATGTCACACTTGGGGCGCTGATCTCGGTTAGCGCCCTGGCGACAACCGCTTACGCGGATGGTGTCGATCAGCTACCGGCTACAGAAAAGAAGATCTATGAAACTGTAGATCCGCAGATTCCATTGGGGGCGAGCGCCTACAAAGACTTCAAGCCCAAAAAGCTTCCTCCGTGGAAGATCGGCTATGCAAGCAGCTACGCTGGCAACACCTGGCGAGCCGCAGCTCTCGATGCGGTCATGAGCGATCTTTTACCGCGATCAAAGGCTGCGGGCCTGGTGTCTGATGTCGTGGTCACCCAGTCGGATCTTAAAGACGCCGTTCAGATCCAGCAGATGCGTCAGATGGTGGACGAAGGCGTCGATGCAATCATCATCTGCTGCTCGAACGTCACGGCTCTTAATCAGACGATCGAATATGCCTACAAAGCCGGTGTGCCGGTGTTCTCATTTTCGGGCTACGTGACGTCGCCATACGCCATCAATGGCGCGGCCAATCACGCGCAGGGCGGCGCCGAGATGGCGACGTGGCTGGCGGAAAAAATAGGAAAGAAGGGCAATATCCTTCTCGTTTCTGGTATTCCCGGTTTCGCTTCTTCGGACAGCTTTGACAAAGCGGCTAAGGAAGCACTTGCTAAGTACCCAGACATAAAGATCGTCGGTGAAGTTGCAGGGAAGTGGACCGACCAGGTGGCCCAGGTCGAAGTTCAGAAGTTTCTTGCGACGAACCCGACGAAGATTGATGGGATCCTCACGCAGGGGGCCCAAGAGAACGGCGTTCTCAACGCAATGCTGCAGTCAGGTCGAGACATGATCCCGATTACTCTCGGGGGGGAAGCTTCCGCCGCGTGCTACTGGCGCAAGAACCCCGAGTTTGTGGACAGGAGTTTCCATATTTGGCCGCCGCGTCGCGAGATGCAACAGATGTGGGAGATCATGCTCCGCACATTGGAGGGACAAGGCCCTAAGGTTCAGTCCTTCCTTCGACCCGTCTTGCCTTACACCATCGATGAAGTCCGCGCGGCAATACCAGAAGATTGCGACTTGAACTCGACAGACTTCGTGGAGCCCAAGGCGGACGGGTGGTTTCCTGCTGCGATTGCTGCAGACTACTTCGAACGCCCGGCTGATCCCTGGAAGCCTGTGTCGAAGTGAAACTGTTCTGCCCGGTGGGTCTTGCCACCGGACAGAAGTTTCTCTTGTGGGAGGACCGCCTCGCGCGGCCGTTGGGATTAGAGGATCTCCGATGCAAAACCAAACTACGATCAAGTTGATCAATGTTGCCAAGTCTTTCGGCGAGACTAAGGCCTTAAAGAAGTGTGATTTTGAAGCCCGGGCCGGAGAAGTGCACGCCATCGTCGGAGAGAATGGAAGTGGCAAAAGCACGATGGCGAAGATCATGTCTGGAGTGTTGCACCCAGATTCCGGGAGCGTTTCGGTCCTTGGAGAAGAGATTTCGACTCCGACTGACGCCAAGCGCATCGGGCTGACAACGATCTTCCAGGAAGTGCTGGTGGCCGACGAGGCCAGTGTATTGGAAAACCTGTATGTCGGGCGCGACGGCATCTTCCGCTCGCAGGGCGGCAGTGGTCGGCGTACCGAGGCTGAGGAGATCCTGAAACGCCTCGTCGGCAAGCCCGTGGATCTCGATCAGAACGTTGGGGCATTGCCTCTGAGCGTCAAGCAATGGATAGTTATTGCGCGAGCGGTCTTGCGCAGGCCGAAGGTCCTCATCCTCGATGAATCGTCTGCGGCATTAGACCTCGATTCCACGATCCGCCTCCACGAGGAAATTGATCGTCTCCGTAGGGAAGGTGCGACCGTGCTGATCGTAACGCATCGGATCGCTGAACTTGTCCGCATCGC is a window of Rhizobium sp. CIAT894 DNA encoding:
- a CDS encoding ABC transporter substrate-binding protein; the protein is MRCILNVTLGALISVSALATTAYADGVDQLPATEKKIYETVDPQIPLGASAYKDFKPKKLPPWKIGYASSYAGNTWRAAALDAVMSDLLPRSKAAGLVSDVVVTQSDLKDAVQIQQMRQMVDEGVDAIIICCSNVTALNQTIEYAYKAGVPVFSFSGYVTSPYAINGAANHAQGGAEMATWLAEKIGKKGNILLVSGIPGFASSDSFDKAAKEALAKYPDIKIVGEVAGKWTDQVAQVEVQKFLATNPTKIDGILTQGAQENGVLNAMLQSGRDMIPITLGGEASAACYWRKNPEFVDRSFHIWPPRREMQQMWEIMLRTLEGQGPKVQSFLRPVLPYTIDEVRAAIPEDCDLNSTDFVEPKADGWFPAAIAADYFERPADPWKPVSK